In the genome of Yersinia enterocolitica, the window CAGTTTTTTCCAGGTCACTTCATTTCTCAGATACACTGGCTCGGCATTTTCCACACTCACCATCCGCCCGTTCGCCCATGATGATAATGCCAGTGGCAACATATCCTCTGCCTGCGGCAGTAGCATCTGCCCGTCAGCCAGCACCACGTTATCGCTGCTAACCAGATCAGGATACGTCTGCCAGCCAGTGCCTACTGTGGCCCAATGGCCGCTCAGTGATGGCGCGTGTGCCAAGACTTGTGCCGGCGTCATTACTGCCTCAGTCTGTTCACCAAGCCAATCGCCTTGTGCGTCACGCTCAAACTCACCCCAATAGACTTCCCCCATGCGGGCATCAATCGCAGCCAATACGCGAGACGCGCCTGTCAGACGGAATGCCCCCTGAGCCATGGTCTGTAAGGTGGAAATACCTATCATTGGTAAGTCTGCGCCCAGAGCCAATCCCTGACCAATACCGATACCAATACGGACACCGGTAAAGCTACCAGGGCCACGGCCAAAGGCCAATGCATCGAGTTGCGTCAGTGATAAACCTGATTCAGCCAGTACTTGCTGCACCATCGGTAAGATTCGTTGGGTGTGTTCCCGTGGACAAAGCTCAAACAACGCCTGAACTTCGCCGTTATTCCACAATGCAACAGAACATGCTTCTGTTGCGGTATCGATCGCTAAAATTCGCGTGGACATGCCAACCTCGGCAGGAAAAGAGTATGAATTCAATACAGGGCGCGCATGATAGCACACCCCTCCTCGCTTTTCCCTTAATCGCGTTGCTTGAGAAAAGCGATGGCTTTCGCCAAATCACGGGTGCGGGGTGCTGGCGGGAGACTATTAAGGAACATCGCGCCATAAGGGCGCATCACCAGGCGATTATCACAGATAACCAGCACGCCGCGATCGTCGATGTCACGAATCAAACGCCCCACACCTTGTTTCAAGGTAATAACGGCATCAGGCAATTGCACATCATTGAACGGGTCACCACCACGTAGACGGCAATCTTCGATGCGGGCTTTCAACAAAGGGTCATCCGGTGAGGTAAACGGCAATTTGTCGATGATGACACAAGATAACGCGTCGCCCCGCACATCCACCCCTTCCCAGAAACTGCTGGTCGCCACCAGCAGTGCATTGCCTGCTGCTACAAACTGTGCCAGCAACTGCCCCTTGCTGGTTTCGCCTTGCACCAAAACAGGTAGCGTCATGCTGGCGCGGAACTCTTCGGCTAAACCACGCATCATCTGGTGTGAGGTACACAAAAAGAAGCAACGCCCTTTATTGGCATCAATCAGTGGCTTTAGCATCACCGCCAGTTTACGGGCAGCCCCAGGTTCATTTGCCGAAGGCAAATTGCGTGGCACACAGAGTAATGCCTGATTGGCGTAATCAAACGGACTGGGCAGGAGTAGCGTTTTGGCGTTCGTTAGCCCCAACCTTGAGGTGAAATGTGATAACTGATCATTAACCGACAGTGTGGCAGAGGTAAAAATCCAGCTTCCCGGTTTTTCTTCTATCAGCTCACGAAAACGATCAGAAACCGACAACGGTGTCAACGCCAGTACGAAATGGCGTGAATTACACTCATACCAATAGCTGTAGCCGGGTGTAGTGACATCTTTTAAACGCTTAAGGCGGTTGCGATACACCGTTGCACGTTCAAAAGCAGCATCCAGCATGGCTGAACGGCCAAGGGAAAGCTTCATCACGTCATAACACAACTCCAGCGCATCATCGAGCAACAGCAACGCCCGCTGAATCGCCGGTTGTTCCAGTACATCACGTAAATTGCCGCGATATCCCGGGTCGCCGAGCACCAGACGGAAATCTTGCGTGCTTTGCGTCAGACGGTCGGCGCTTTTTTGCAATTGAGCGGAGTCACGCACTTCGGTGCGATAGGCAATAATAATATCTTTTGCCAAATCCATTAGTTGTCTACTGGTCAGTTGCTGACCAAAGTATTGGCTGGCAATATCGGGGATCTGGTGGGCTTCATCGAAAATCATCACATCTGCGGTGGGGATCAGTTCGGCAAAACCGCTCTCTTTCACCACCATATCCGCCAAGAACAGATGGTGGTTCACCACCACTATATCTGCATCCATCGCCTTACGGCGGGCTTTGACCACAAAACAATCTTTATACAGCGGGCAATCACTACCCAGACAGTTATCATTGGTACTGGTGACCAACGGCCAGACAAAGCTATCCTCAGCCACCTGGCCACAGGTACTGATATCACCATCGATGGTTTCGGCTGACCAGCCACGCAAACGAACCAAATCAACCAATGTCTCACTGGCTAATTCACCCCCGGCCAATGATTGCTGTTCAAGTCGTTCCAGACAAAGATAGTTTGAGCGCCCCTTTAATAAGGCCAGCTTCCCTTTGTATTTGAGAGCAGTCGCTACCGTGGGTAAGTCACGCGAATAGAGCTGATCTTGTAACGCTTTCGAACCTGTGGAGATAATCACTTTGCAATCAGCACGCAGTGCGGGCGCCAAATAGGCAAATGTTTTACCGGTACCGGTACCTGCCTCTACCACCAATTGTTGTTTGGCATCAATAGATTCACTGATGGCCGCCGCCATTCGGCGCTGAGACTCTCGGGGGTTAAAACCTGTAATGGCCTGCGCTAATGCGCCGTCTGTTGCAAAATCGTCTGTCACGCGTTCTCTTCCGGGCGAAATCAGCGGTGATTATGCCAAGCCTATCGCCCCGCGACCACACATTCTCATCATAAGCTATGCTACCCTACTACTGATAACTGACATTGACATTCACACAAGGGAGTGAAAATGAGTATTGAACGAATTAATCCAGAAAAACGTTGGTCAGATGCTGTGGTATTTAACAACACTATCTATTACACCAGCGTACCGGAAAATCTGGATGCAGACGCCACGGCGCAAACTGCCAACACACTGGCAGCAATAGATATGATGTTGAATCAGCTCGGTTCAGATAAAAGCCGTATTTTGGATGCCACCATTTTTCTGGCAGACAGTGCGGACTTCGCGGCGATGAATGCGGCGTGGGATGCCTGGGTGGTTGATGGCAATGCGCCAGTGCGTTGTACCGTCGAAGCCAAATTGATGAATCCGAAGTACAAAGTTGAAATCAAAATTATTGCGGCTATTTGATTTTGCGATCTGCGGGGCGACTGCACTGATGGGCACTCTGACGGCTCGCGCCCCTTGTATTTTAAACAAATAAGGACCCATTCAGTACATTTCCCCGCTTATCAGCTTCGATTAAAAACTGTCACTCGATATACCCAAAGTAACTGGAGTTGCAGGTAGGCGGCCAGCAAACAAATCCCGATGAGCTTACACCGGTAAGTGATTCGGGTTTGCGCGCGCAGCCAACACCCCTGCTGCTTCAAGTACAAAGGGGATATCAGGACAGCTTAATCATCACCATGCCGGCCAGTAGCAAAATCAGGCCGATCCAGCCTTTATAGTTCAGTCGCTGATTAAACAAAATCCAACCTGCGGCCACGGTGGCGGCAATACCGAACCCGCCCCACAAGGCATAAGCCACTGATAATTCAATGCCTTTCACTGCTTGTGCCAAAGCACTGAATGCCCCTAACACTGACAGCAGTGATAATATGCCTAACCATACTCGGCGAAAACCATCTGACATTTTCAGCAAGATATTGGCAATGATTTCCAGGATGACCGCCAAAATCAGAAACGCAATATGGTAAAACTCAAGCTGTTGCATGCTGCTCACCTGAATTGTTGTGCGGACTGCTTGGTTTCTTCGGCTTACGCGTCCCTGACTTCACTAACATTATGCCGCCGATCAAGGTCACTAAACCGGCAATTTTCAGTGGTGATAAGCTTTCATCAAACCACAGCACGCTAAACACAGTAATAATCAGGATGCCAATCCCTTCCCACAGGGCATAGGCCACGCCTAGCGCGACTTTCTTCACTGCCAGAGCCAGTAAAATGTATGAACCGGTTATCATAAAATACATCACGATATGCCCGGTCATTTCACCACTGACACTGGCATATTTCATTGATAACGTGCCGATAATTTCTGCGACAATCGCTAAACCTAAAAATATCCAATAAATCATCATTCTTCTCCTAACACAGCTACCCTATCGATTTCAAAGTGCAAGCAGCGACCTCAAAGAGGCGAGGCCCATGGACGGCCGAGTAATAAGTGGCCAACATCCCTGCTATTTGAAAAGTGACGGGTAAAACGCACGCTAAGGTCTATTTGTTACGGTTATCCTAATTTGATGCCCTATTCACAAGGAATAGACATGCGCAGGCCGTAAGAAATAGAAACTCACTTGGCGTATAAACTTTTTTATACCCTAAATAATTCGAATTGCCGGAAGGCGCTAAGCAAGAGACCCCCGATGAGCTTACATCAGTAAGTGATTCGGGTGATTGAACGCAGCCAACGCACATGCAGCATGACGGGTATTTAAGATGGAAGAATAAAGACGCTACAGCTCGCTACACCAGTGATGCTCACTGGCCAGAATGGCTGACAGGAAAAGTTGACAGGTAGAAGGTTTGAAAGTAATTCCATTAGTTTTAATCATAATATATCTCTTTTTTTTAGCCACACATGCTTTAGCTACATACTTGTTTGCCAAACCTAGTGTGATACGCCTAAAACCCTCATCAAAATGGAATAATTCACTGCTGTATTTTTACCACAGCCAATTTTATAAAGCAAACCATCAATTTTATAAATAGTTTAAAAAAAGAGATTATAAAATAATAAGTTAGTGGTTCTAAAAAAACAAAACCCCTGCATGGCAGAGGTTTATAGTTTGACGAGATTATGCGAATTATCTCGTCAGTTCAGGAGGTTAGAACAGCTTATGCTGTTGCACCCGCCACGGCTTGTTTGGCTAATTCAGTAATACGAGCGTAGTCCCCTTTTTCCAGCGCATCTGCCGGAACCAACCATGAACCGCCAATACACAATACGCTTTTCAGCGCCAGGTAATCACGGTAGTTATTCGGGGTAATGCCGCCGGTTGGGCAGAAACGCACTTGCGAGAATGGGCCGCCGATGGCTTGCAATGCTTTAACACCACCGTTAGCTTCTGCCGGGAAGAATTTAAACTCACGCAGGCCATAACTCATACCCAGCATCAGTTCTGAAACGGTGCTGATCCCAGGAATTAATGGGATTGAGCCTGCAGTGGCTGCCTTAAGTAATTCATCAGTCAGCCCTGGGCTGATAGCAAATTGCGCGCCAGCCTCAACCACATCAGCCAACTGCTGTGGATTGAGCACAGTACCTGCGCCGACAATCGCCTCAGGAACTTCTTTTGCGATAGCACGGATAGCCTCAACAGCACAAGGGGTGCGCAACGTCACTTCCAGCACCCGAACACCGCCAGCCACCAGGGCTTTTGCCAACGGTACCGCCTGCTCGAGCTTATTAATCACAATCACCGGGACCACGGGGCCTGCGGTCATGATCTGTTCTGCGCTCGTTTTCCAGCTTTTCATCAGTTGTTATCTCCACTTATGCCGATTGGCATGTACTCACCCGAGGGTGCCAGTTGAAATATGGCAGGCAGAACATGTATTCCTGCTTCTGTCTGCCATAAAGAATCACAATGCGAGCCAGCTAACGACTCTTTATTATTGCGCCTAGGTGAGGCGCTGTTATCGGGAATATACCCGTCATACTTCAAGCTGCATGTACGTTGGCTACGCTCAATAACCCGAATCACTTACTGATGTAAGCTCATCGGGGTTAATGAGCCTCATCCTACGGGCTAGCATAAATACTGTTCAAATCGCTTCCCGACCGATTTGTCTCTCGCTTGCCGCCTTCCTGCAACTCGAATTATTTAGGGTATAGTCATAACCTAAATATTTATTCGAACTCATTCCATGAACGACCGTCGCGGGTAATCATGGCAACGGATGCCACCGGCCCCCAGGTTCCAGATTGATATGGCTTAGGTGCGTCATTATCAGCCGCCCATGCATCCATAATGGAATCGACCCATTTCCACGCTTCCTCAACCTCATCACGGCGCACAAACAGTGCCTGAATACCACGCATGGTCTCCAGCAACAGACGTTCGTAGGCATCAGCAATATGCTGCTCGTTAAAGGTTTTGGAGAAGCTGAGGTCCAGCTTTGTGGTTTGCAGACGGTGTTTATGCTCCAGACCTGGCACTTTATTCAGCACTTCAATCTCGATACCTTCATCCGGTTGCAAGCGGATCGTCAGCTTGTTTTGAGGCAATTGCTGATAAGACTCGCGGAACAGATTCAGTGCCGGATTTTTAAAGTAAACCACCACTTCAGAACATTTTGTTGGCAGGCGTTTGCCGGTTCTCAAATAGAACGGCACCCCAGCCCAACGCCAGTCATCAATATCGACACGGATAGAAACAAACGTTTCAGTGTTGCTGTTCTTATTCGCCCCTTCCTCTTCCAGATAGCCGGGTACTTTATTACCCTGGACAAAACCGGCGGTATACTGACCACGTACTGTGGTTTCCCGCACATTGGTGTGGTCGATACGGCGCAATGATCGCAGTACTTTCACTTTTTCATCACGAATTCGGTCAGTACTGAGATCTGCTGGCGGTGACATGGCAATCATGGTCAGGATTTGCAGCAGATGGTTCTGGATCATGTCACGCATCTGGCCGGCTTCATCAAAATAGCCCCAGCGCCCTTCAATCCCGACCTCTTCGGCAACCGTGATCTGCACATGGTCAATAGTGCGATTATCCCAGTTAGAAGCAAACAGTGAGTTAGCAAAACGCAGAGCCAACAGGTTCAGTACTGTCTCTTTACCTAAATAGTGGTCGATACGGTAAACCTGACACTCGTTGAAATATTCTGCCACTTGATCGTTAATCACCCGAGAAGAGACCAAATCCTTCCCTAACGGTTTTTCCATTACCACACGAGCAGGCTCTTTATTCAGCCCTGCTTCGCCCAATCCTTTACAAATTGCACCAAACGTATCGGGCGGCATGGCAAAGTAGTTAATGGTGGTACGATTTTTTTGATCCAGCATCTTGCCCAATTTGGCAAAGTGTTTGCTGTCATTGACATCCAAATTACAGAAGTCGAGACGAGAACTGAGCTTTTGCCACAATTCATCATCCATCTTCTCTTTCATAAAGGTATCGAGGGCTTCCTTTACCACGGCTGTGTACGCGTCTTTGTCCCACTCGGCACGGCCTACGCCGATGATGCGAGTATCTGGGTGGATGTGACCCGCTTTCTCTAATTGGTAAAGGGAAGGCAGCAGTTTCCGGCGAGCCAAGTCTCCCTTAGCGCCGAAAATCACCAGATCACACGCCTGGGCTGCCTGGGCTGTATTAGTTACCGCCATGTTATTCTCCTCGTTGCAGGATATTTGTAATTTTCTTACATTACTAATGTACTCTCTTTGACTATAGCCAGTAAACCCAGATAAAAGCAGAGCAAAAAAGGTTAAAAAACATCCATCAGGGTGCCAAGCCGCGCCAAATCAGGCCGTGCAACTTTAAAATGTAATTTTATGACGTTTTTGACAACTATTTACCATTATGAAAATTAGACACAGGTCATATTCTGGTGAAAAAACCTTACTTCCCACCCTATGCCACTGCCAACGGGTCCCAGCTCGTAGTATATTTTCATTAAACCGGCATAGATTTCTCCTTTAAATGAAATCGGTAAAACCCATGGGTGACTCTCGATATATGAATACGCTGGAAAATATCCAAAATAGTCTGGACCTCCTGAGCAAATCAGAAAGGAAAGTCGCCGAGGTGATCCTCGCCTCCCCACAAACTGCCATCCATTCAAGTATCGCGACACTAGCCAAAATGGCGAACGTTAGCGAACCGACGGTTAACCGTTTTTGCCGCCGACTGGACACCAAAGGTTTCCCTGATTTTAAACTGCATTTGGCGCAAAGTCTGGCAAATGGCACACCTTATGTGAACCGCAATGTCGAAGAAGATGATAGTGTAGCTGCTTACACGACAAAAATTTTCGAATCGACCATGGCCAGCTTGGATATGGCGAAAAACAATTTAGATATTGCGGCCATTAATCGGGCAGTAGATTTACTGACTCAGGCGAAGAAAATTTCGTTCTTTGGCCTTGGCGCCTCTGCCGCGGTTGCTCACGATGCGATGAATAAATTTTTCCGTTTCAATATTCCGGTAATTTATTTCGATGACATCGTTATGCAACGTATGAGTTGTATGAATTCCAGTGAGGGTGATGTAGTGGTATTGATCTCTCACACTGGCCGGACGAAAAACCTGGTCGAGTTGGCCCACTTAGCCCGTGAAAACGATGCCACAGTGATTGCTATCACCTCGCGTGATACACCGCTGGCAAATGAAGCAACACTATCACTGCTGCTGGATGTGCCGGAAGATACTGATATGTACATGCCGATGGTCTCCCGTATTGCTCAATTGACATTAATTGATGTGCTGGCAACCGGGTTTACCCTACGGCGTGGAGCAAAATTCAGGGATAACCTGAAACGTGTGAAAGACGCCTTGAAAGAATCGCGCTTTGATAAAGGTTCGCCGCGCGTCAACAGCGGTGAATAACGTCAAGGGCAGAAGTCGCTTTGTTTTGTGTTAGCGCATCTTCTGGAGTAATAATTTGACGTATTATTGGAAAATAGTCCTTGTATGGCGGCGGTAAACGTTACCAAAACCGATAAGGGGTAAATAGCTCGCTTTTGTAATGTTGTCATTGATGTATTGGTGGTGCTCGGATGGGGCCATTTATGCATCAATCGTTTTACATCCGCAAGCGGATAACATGCATGGCGCTGTGTGGTAAAACAGGGTTATCGTATCGCATGTCGTCGTAAAATTTGATCTTAATTACATTTTACTATCGGATTCATTATCCGCTGTTTTAACAACACCATGCTTCATCAGTCAACGGAGTAAGAGATGTCCAGACGGCTCAGAAGGACCAAGATTGTTACTACACTGGGGCCGGCTACCGACCGCGACAATAATCTGGAAAAGATTATTGCTGCTGGTGCTAACGTAGTCCGCCTGAATTTTTCCCATGGTAGCGCCGAAGATCATGAGTTGCGGGCCAATAAAGTCCGTGAGATCGCTGCAAGATTAGGGCGCCATGTTGCTATTCTTGGCGATTTGCAAGGTCCTAAAATCCGGGTATCTACTTTTAAGGAAGGCAAAGTATTCCTTAACGTACATGATAAATTCTTGCTCGATGCCAATATGGCAAAAGGCGAAGGTGATAAAGACAAAGTCGGTATCGATTACAAAGGCCTACCCGCTGATGTGGTTCCTGGTGATATTTTGCTGCTGGATGATGGCCGGGTACAATTAAAAGTCATTGAAGTCCAGGGCATGAAAGTGTTCACCGAAGTTACTGTCGGTGGCCCTCTCTCCAATAATAAGGGCATTAATAAGCTCGGTGGCGGTCTGTCGGCAGAAGCGCTGACAGAAAAAGACAAAGCCGATATTATTACCGCCGCTAAAATCGGGGTGGACTTCCTGGCTGTTTCGTTCCCACGGACTGGCGAAGATTTGCATTATGCCCGCCGTTTGGCGCGTGATGCTGGCTGTAATGCACAAATCGTGGCAAAAGTTGAGCGTGCTGAAGCGGTTGCAACCGATGAAGCTATGGATGATATCATCCTGGCCTCTGATGTAGTGATGGTTGCCCGTGGTGATTTGGGGGTAGAAATTGGTGACCCAGAGCTGGTGGGAATTCAGAAGAAACTGATCCGCCGTGCTCGTCAGCTTAACCGTGCGGTTATCACCGCGACTCAAATGATGGAGTCAATGATAACCAACCCGATGCCAACCCGTGCGGAAGTGATGGACGTTGCTAACGCCGTGCTAGATGGTACTGACGCTGTTATGTTGTCAGCAGAAACCGCTGCCGGTCAGTATCCAGCAGAAACTGTTGCTGCTATGGCACGAGTTTGTCTGGGTGCGGAGAAGATCCCAAGTATCAATGTGTCTAAACACCGCCTTGATGTGCAATTCGACAATGTCGAAGAAGCTATCGCGATGTCGACCATGTATGCAGCAAACCACCTGAAAGGTATCACGGCCATTATCGCCATGACCGAATCTGGCCGTACGGCACTGATGATGTCCCGTATCAGCTCCGGTTTGCCTATCTTTGCGATGTCGCGTCATGACCATACTTTAAATCTGACGGCAATCTACCGTGGTGTCACGCCAGTTTATTGTGATACCCATACTGATGGTGTTCTGGCGGCCAGTGAAGCTGTCAGCCGACTGAAAGATAAAGGTTTCCTGGTCTCAGGTGATCTGGTTATTGTAACGCAGGGCGATGTGATGGGGACTATTGGTACGACCAATACCAGCCGCATCCTACGTGTTGAGTAGTTTGCTGTAGCCAATAAATGCAAAAGCCCGCGACTAAAATATGCGGGCTTTTTTATGTTTAATCACGATAGCGACTGTTAAATATCCTTACGAACATAAGGCTCTATCTCACCCTCTTTACGGGTTTTCAACAACTTAAGAATCCAGGTATATTGCTCCGGGTTGGGTTTGACCAACAACTCAACTTCTTCATTCATACGGCGGGCAATATAGGCGTCATCAGCATCAGCCAAATCATCCATCGGTGGACGAATATAGATATCAAGGCGGTGTTCGCGATAATTATAGACTGGGAACATCGGTACGATTGCCGCACGACATACTTTCATCAAACGCCCTACTGCTGGCAAGGTCGCCTTATAGGTGGCAAAGAAATCAACAAATTCACTTTGCTCAGGGCCATAATCTTCATCCGGCAAATAGTAGCCCCAGAACCCCTGGCGCACTGAACTGATAAATGGCTTGATGCCACTTTCACGCGCATGAATTCGCCCACCAAACCGCAAACGGGCACTATTCCATAAATAATCAACTAGCGGATTGCGCTGATGATGGAACATACCGGCAACTGGTTTGCCCTGTTCTGCGAGCAGCATTGCCGGTATATCGATCGACCAGGCATGTGGCACCAACAAAATGACATTACGCTGCTGCTGCTGCAACTCGTCAAGAATCTCCAAACCGTGCCAATGAACCCGAGAGAGTACTTTCTTCGGTTCACGAAAGCACAGTTCTGCCATCATCATCAACGGTTGCGCCGCAGTGGCAAACATCTGGTCAATGATATGTTCGCGCTCAGCTTCCGGCAGCTCTGGCATACAATAAAGAAGATTAATCCGCGCGCGACGACGGGCGCTCTTGGCAAACTTGCCCGCCAGACGGCCAATCCCTGCTAACAAAGGATCGCGGAATTTCGGTGGCACATAAGCCATCGCGGCCATAGAACCGGCCCCCAACCATACCCCCCAAAACCGTGGGTGGAGGAAAGATTTCTTAAATACCGGAATAAAGCCAGCGGCGTCATGTTTATCTTTATGCATGGGGGAACTCTTGGAATTCTGTGGGCTAATAATAGTATACCCTTCCTCCTTGAAGCCGCAGGGTTGCTAGCTACTCCCACTCACCCGAATCACTTAACCTAAGTTCATTGGGATTCGTAGGTTTGCTGCCCCCTGCAACTCCACTGTCTGGGTATAACACTCCGGTAGATAGTGGTTACTGGATAGCGGTTAATCCAGTTGTAACTGCGGAATGACCTGCTTGGCGATAGCCAGATATTCACTGCGGTCTTTACCACTCAAGCCTTCTGAGCGCGGTAATTTAGCGGTTAATGGATTAACGGCTTGCTGATTCATCCAGAATTCATAGTGCAAATGAGGACCAGTAGAGCGGCCAGTATTACCTGACAATGCGATACGATCACCACGTTTTACTTTTTGACCTGGCTTGACCAACAACTTTTTCAGATGCATATAACGGGTGGTGTATTGGCGACCATGGCGGATAGCAACATAGTTACCCGCAGCCCCACTGCGTTTTGCGATCACGACTTCACCATCACCGACGGCGAGCACTGGCGTCCCGACAGGCATAGAGAAATCCACACCTTTATGCGGGGCAATACGCCCGGTTACCGGGTTTAGGCGGCGTGGGTTAAAGTTTGACGACACCCGGAATTGCTTCATGGTAGGGAAACGCATGAAACCACGGGCCAGGCCAGAACCAAGCCGGTCATAAAATTTACCGTCATCGGCACGGATAGCGTAGTAATCCTTACCACCGGAACGCATACGCACCCCGACCAGCTGGCTTTGCTCACTGCGGCCATCAAGAATTTCACGTGACATCAAAACCGAGAATTGATCACCTTTACGCAGTTTGGCGAAGTCAAGCTGCCACTGTAATGCTTTAGTGACCGCGCGAATCTCGGAAGCCGTCAAGCCTGCCTTCCTGGCGCTGGTGACAAAGCTGCCATCAAGGCGACCCGTCAGAACCTTGTTGCTCCACTCACCTTTTTGTAGCTCTTTGGTCTCTTTGAAATTATTGCCAACACGGTCATAAGTCCGCGTTTCACGACGAGAAACTTCCCAAGTCAAGCTCTGTAAATCACCGGTATCATTGACGGTCCAAGAGATTTGCTGCCCGATCTTCAGATTACGCAGATCACGGTTTTGCGTCGCCAACAGCGACACATCAGAGATATCAATGCCGTACTGGGTAAGAATGCTGCTCAGGGTATCCCCAGTTGAAACCACATACTCATGAACACCGGTTTCACTAACATCTTTGGCATCTAGCTCATCTTGTGGAATTTCATCATCAGGCGTGGGCTGATCGATGGGTTCGCTGGCTTCAGGTAATAAAATGCGGGTTTGGCTGGTATCTAATACCACGCTCTTAGCGACAGGTTCATGCTCGGGGTGATAAACAAAAGGCCGCCAAACAGCTACGGCCAGTGTCATTACAGTCAACGACCCCAGCATAATACGGTGGGGTCGAGGGAGATTGTTATACGCCAAGGTGATAGTTCGGACTATCTGCTGCACTTATGAGTATCCTTTTAATCTTACTTCAGGCAGCTCACGTATTGGTTCGACAACTGAGACAAAAAGTTCACATAGCTGTCCTTGCCTAATACGATACCGCTGCCCAAGGGATCCAAGGTGCCTGAACGCACATTTGTTCCTTTAGCAACGGCATTAATGACGGCCGG includes:
- a CDS encoding murein DD-endopeptidase MepM translates to MQQIVRTITLAYNNLPRPHRIMLGSLTVMTLAVAVWRPFVYHPEHEPVAKSVVLDTSQTRILLPEASEPIDQPTPDDEIPQDELDAKDVSETGVHEYVVSTGDTLSSILTQYGIDISDVSLLATQNRDLRNLKIGQQISWTVNDTGDLQSLTWEVSRRETRTYDRVGNNFKETKELQKGEWSNKVLTGRLDGSFVTSARKAGLTASEIRAVTKALQWQLDFAKLRKGDQFSVLMSREILDGRSEQSQLVGVRMRSGGKDYYAIRADDGKFYDRLGSGLARGFMRFPTMKQFRVSSNFNPRRLNPVTGRIAPHKGVDFSMPVGTPVLAVGDGEVVIAKRSGAAGNYVAIRHGRQYTTRYMHLKKLLVKPGQKVKRGDRIALSGNTGRSTGPHLHYEFWMNQQAVNPLTAKLPRSEGLSGKDRSEYLAIAKQVIPQLQLD
- the msbB gene encoding lauroyl-Kdo(2)-lipid IV(A) myristoyltransferase, yielding MHKDKHDAAGFIPVFKKSFLHPRFWGVWLGAGSMAAMAYVPPKFRDPLLAGIGRLAGKFAKSARRRARINLLYCMPELPEAEREHIIDQMFATAAQPLMMMAELCFREPKKVLSRVHWHGLEILDELQQQQRNVILLVPHAWSIDIPAMLLAEQGKPVAGMFHHQRNPLVDYLWNSARLRFGGRIHARESGIKPFISSVRQGFWGYYLPDEDYGPEQSEFVDFFATYKATLPAVGRLMKVCRAAIVPMFPVYNYREHRLDIYIRPPMDDLADADDAYIARRMNEEVELLVKPNPEQYTWILKLLKTRKEGEIEPYVRKDI
- the pyk gene encoding pyruvate kinase — encoded protein: MSRRLRRTKIVTTLGPATDRDNNLEKIIAAGANVVRLNFSHGSAEDHELRANKVREIAARLGRHVAILGDLQGPKIRVSTFKEGKVFLNVHDKFLLDANMAKGEGDKDKVGIDYKGLPADVVPGDILLLDDGRVQLKVIEVQGMKVFTEVTVGGPLSNNKGINKLGGGLSAEALTEKDKADIITAAKIGVDFLAVSFPRTGEDLHYARRLARDAGCNAQIVAKVERAEAVATDEAMDDIILASDVVMVARGDLGVEIGDPELVGIQKKLIRRARQLNRAVITATQMMESMITNPMPTRAEVMDVANAVLDGTDAVMLSAETAAGQYPAETVAAMARVCLGAEKIPSINVSKHRLDVQFDNVEEAIAMSTMYAANHLKGITAIIAMTESGRTALMMSRISSGLPIFAMSRHDHTLNLTAIYRGVTPVYCDTHTDGVLAASEAVSRLKDKGFLVSGDLVIVTQGDVMGTIGTTNTSRILRVE